A genomic stretch from Setaria italica strain Yugu1 chromosome VII, Setaria_italica_v2.0, whole genome shotgun sequence includes:
- the LOC105914713 gene encoding uncharacterized protein LOC105914713 yields the protein MGWGGRLRNPNRTSRRRCFFVSAAQSRPTPTRPPRSFPLSWIARSIAATLSSPRGELDSDSDEPEPEAASAGSGAGPVAGGRRRGARHAEPRRQGRHLRAQRDPRPPLLRRRVVRGVALDTAGGLNPAHRRRRRGISTRPRSTKGSPCPVSPRRGRSTRGSPWCSSGTSLCGPRNGSICPSSPASATPMSYTHVPLTEMAGLFMAYRRTGFALRNDTYAEALWVDPEKVLEAEKKAAADRAQRD from the exons ATGGGATGGGGAGGCCGTCTCCGAAATCCGAATCGGaccagccgccgccggtgctTCTTCGTCAGCGCAGCTCAGTCACGCCCCACCCCCACCAGGCCACCCCGATCCTTCCCCCTGTCGTGGATCGCGCGCTCCATCGCGGCCACCCTTTCCTCGCCGCGAGGGGAActcgactccgactccgacgagCCGGAGCCcgaggccgcctccgccgggaGCGGAGCGGGGCCGGTGGCCGGGGGCCGTCGCCGAGGAGCCCGGCACGCCGAGCCGCGGCGTCAAGGACGACATCTCCGAGCTCAACGAGACCCTCGCCCGCCGCTTCTGAGGCGTCGCGTCGTTCGTGGCGTCGCCCTCGACACCGCCGGAGGCCTCAACCCCgcgcaccggcgccgccggagggggATATCGACGAGGCCGAGATCGACGAAGGGGAGCCCGTGCCCGGTGTCACCGAGGAGGGGCAGATCGACGAGGGGGAGCCCGTGGTGTTCGTCAGGCACATCTCTATGTGGCCCGAGAAATGGTTCGATTTGCCCCTCTTCACCAGCGAGCGCCACGCCGATG AGTTATACTCATGTACCCCTCACGGAGATGGCTGGGCTGTTCATGGCGTACCGCCGCACAGGGTTCGCCCTGCGCAACGACACCTACGCCGAGGCCTTGTGGGTGGATCCAGAGAAGGTGCTTGAAGCCGAGAAGAAAGCAGCGGCAGATCGAGCACAACGAG